The following are encoded in a window of Phaseolus vulgaris cultivar G19833 chromosome 3, P. vulgaris v2.0, whole genome shotgun sequence genomic DNA:
- the LOC137806035 gene encoding uncharacterized protein isoform X5 → MECLLGFASSVSRDLVCGALNQLRYPCDFNNFVKKLEEEERDLIVTKDSVQKFVTNAKKQTRKTSEVVDKWLQDAINDVDNVNQLLKEAKAKKFCCFGYCPNWIWQYRVGKKLAYKNVYLEKFIAEGRKYVPFDRIATLPSGTLHILTEKCMNFESRQSTYEKLLEAVKNNDVAMIGLYGMGGCGKTTLAMEVMKLVEAEHCFEKVLFVPISSTVEVRRIQEKIASSLQYTFPETEVMERAQRLCLRLNQEKNILMILDDVWEKLDFGGIGIPSSEHHTVCKILITTRSEEVCTSMDCQRKIYLPILTDEEAWTLFQNKALISKNTPDTLKNLGRLISNECKGLPVAIAAVASSLKGKVETIWNVALNKLRSSKPINIERGLIDPYKCLQLSYDNLDTKEAKSLFLFCSVFPEDSEIPIEVLTRYAIGLGVVGEAHSYEEARSEVVAAKIKLVSSCLLLDEEDEYVKMHDIVRDVAHLIAKKENKIIKCEEEKDVTIEQNSVRYLWCVKFPIDLDCSNLEFLFLKTKLEEFNGIFKRMRMLKVLILVNDKDGITPLSTMCLKTLTNLRYLGISGYELSDFSFVSHMKKLQSLSMNGCSLPSFPELQTDVAITQVTTLKLLQLYKCEMKGKNFEVIKRIPLLEELYIVDIEGEWDSNSEDNIEFFNTFSVPKTLQRYAIVLGSNNFGDYNYNYFHPPPRTLLLNHFDKSNEVIKGLAKKATYLFVANIQRGAKNIIPDIFQIEGGGLDELSKFEICNSEEIECLIDTSNHLSTVVSPFSKLYKLRMVNLKNLRALWHFSQPISGPFENLEKLYFSDCPKLTSLFTYVVARSLVQLKVLKISTCDELKHILGDDDKTKKSQGEFTTRHPVQIFQNLQKVEIHSCRELKHIFSTNIVKGLTQLKMLKIENCDMLDQIIGDIAPSTDQDNKEELDEIIEEGKHSHLYSTSIPSTAVVNHSSGTLSSLTSLKIFCCPKLGSIFTASTAKTLTSLEELFIQNCLSLKLIVTHERVNQNHKENIGEDDHDFHSDISIFQGLKVLHISGCDLLQRIFPISFVGGMMKLNDIRDEEIVDLKDFSSQNKFKDNSCHQKQKNTLFELPALEVLKLDRTLDSTILDSYPIRCPSLRTLSLGIGIYIGFFMINCSTDASKARHGDYISIKISNSDFVPPLESVEYISKQPQGLNLLIMHNIREIELKGFDKVKYLFKPSIVSSLMLEILRIEKCHGLEHIIDIEDEYGKENLNAIFPNLRKLSVRDCDQLKYMLGQYPVANQDCDEIHIHFSALEKISLYNLPNFVSICATNTLTVTWPSLKKFSCDRFSYPFYNPVSCLTVPTNSREPISDLKRFQSHFFSLQDLSIRNCEVEDIFCLNGHGMVGQQVSLRLEYLLLENLPQMTYIWVASKISINLQHLTILEILGCAKLKEIFPPSVLRSLQKLKILIIKECMELKQIVGCEQGAPNNSFTLPNLRRLEIIGCAKLEVIFPKYVLRCLPELKSVKIRKCKELREIIEEDLEDKKMSNLLSPQPCFPKLKELYVGHCHKLKRFISGSASNDFPNLYLLIINGASKLEELVGCGQEKGDRIEKKKVELPRVKLLIFMHMSNFDQEIELPSLKICVVYESPKLSLTPTTTFGELKETFPYKDLKNTGLLDWDLREYMSYLDEDSTISGSSEFTSPQEIENIGNESIKEGPSAKGDKTKPLSTGVEDISIGGGVATHIDSGGMDILAQHSKVVEQDDKMNEGKAGIMPSQEIQVEEGLNLLDKQKEIHINSNNNIDISSGFLFLIFKFQSYIFISLFKLFIAFADICTRLGTYKHFVDLDDAQIALLVEAITTYPHLWNACEKFSERFQAWRLKILADMLLFLQKESVDNLTPQREKEFHKLYEEAVEIGFESSWIDEMRQHILTKDPKLREDIAERQKDENPKRSCSVDMVLDTQVVKQGDGSNENCKRNSRCVKTQNVNNSFEEGSDLVGKKGEIGVVSIDHNAARNEEPEKEFVAKVSTSEIPRTTTSLTNSQPSERLTPSYLSIPLRETPSNALVDKQRISELCLMNRQKSLGEISIEREAVEKTTKKYTSTAVSSIHSESTSSQLDQIFTSQTKSHPHLLWGKRVKTT, encoded by the exons ATGGAGTGCCTCTTGGGTTTTGCATCTTCTGTTTCAAGAGATTTAGTATGTGGCGCATTAAATCAATTACGTTATCCTTGTGATTTTAACAATTTCGTaaaaaaacttgaagaagaagagcGCGATTTGATTGTAACGAAAGACAGTGTCCAAAAATTTGTTACAAATGCCAAGAAACAAACAAGAAAGACTAGTGAAGTTGTTGACAAGTGGTTGCAAGATGCTATTAATGACGTAGACAATGTGAATCAGTTGTTGAAAGAGGCAAAAGCCAAAAAATTCTGTTGCTTTGGGTACTGTCCAAATTGGATTTGGCAATATCGTGTAGGAAAAAAGTTAGCATATAAAAATGTGTACCTTGAAAAGTTCATTGCAGAGGGTAGAAAATATGTGCCATTTGACCGCATTGCTACACTTCCTTCAGGCACCCTTCATATTCTCACAGAAAAATGCATGAATTTTGAGAGTAGACAATCTACATATGAGAAGCTGCTCGAAGCAGTGAAAAATAATGATGTTGCCATGATTGGATTGTATGGGATGGGGGGGTGTGGTAAAACCACATTAGCAATGGAGGTTATGAAGTTAGTAGAAGCAGAACATTGTTTTGAAAAAGTTCTTTTTGTGCCTATTTCTAGTACAGTGGAAGTTCGAAGGATCCAAGAAAAAATTGCAAGTTCACTGCAGTATACATTTCCAGAAACTGAAGTAATGGAGAGGGCCCAACGATTGTGCTTGAGATTAAACCAAGAGAAAAACATTCTTATGATTTTAGATGATGTGTGGGAGAAGCTTGACTTTGGTGGCATTGGGATTCCCTCCTCTGAACATCATACAGTCTGCAAGATTCTCATTACCACTAGATCAGAAGAAGTTTGTACTTCAATGGATTGCCAAAGAAAGATTTACCTGCCAATTTTAACGGATGAAGAAGCGTGGACTCTTTTCCAAAATAAAGCACTTATATCTAAAAACACCCCTGATACCTTAAAGAATCTGGGAAGATTAATTTCCAATGAATGTAAAGGATTGCCTGTTGCCATTGCAGCTGTTGCTAGTAGTTTGAAGGGAAAAGTTGAGACGATATGGAATGTTGCATTGAATAAGTTGAGAAGTTCTAAGCCAATAAATATTGAAAGAGGTTTGATTGATCCCTACAAGTGCTTGCAGCTGAGCTATGATAATTTGGATACTAAAGAAGCCAAATCACTTTTCCTATTTTGTTCTGTGTTCCCTGAAGATAGTGAAATTCCAATTGAAGTTTTAACAAGATATGCTATAGGATTAGGTGTAGTTGGAGAAGCACACTCTTATGAGGAGGCAAGGAGTGAAGTGGTTGCAGCCAAAATTAAGCTCGTCAGTTCTTGTTTATTGTTGGATGAAGAGGATGAATATGTCAAAATGCATGACATAGTTCGCGATGTGGCCCACTTGATAGCCAAGAAGGAGAATAAGATAATCAAGTGCGAAGAGGAAAAAGATGTGACTATTGAACAAAATTCAGTAAGATATCTATGGTGTGTGAAATTTCCAATTGATTTAGATTGTTCCAATcttgagtttttatttttaaagacaaaattggAAGAATTTAATGGAATTTTCAAAAGAATGAGAATGCTCAAAGTTTTGATTCTAGTCAATGATAAGGATGGAATAACACCATTGTCAACAATGTGtttaaaaacattaacaaaTCTTCGTTATCTAGGTATTTCTGGTTATGAATTGAGCGACTTCTCATTTGTAAGCCATATGAAGAAACTTCAAAGTCTTTCGATGAATGGTTGTTCATTGCCTTCATTTCCTGAATTACAAACCGATGTTGCAATTACACAAGTAACAACCTTAAAATTGTTACAATTGTACAAATGTGAAATGAAAGGGAAGAATTTCGAAGTGATCAAAAGAATCCCACTACTGGAAGAGTTGTACATTGTCGATATTGAAGGAGAATGGGATTCTAATAGTGAAGACAATATTGAATTCTTTAACACGTTTAGTGTCCCCAAAACACTGCAAAGGTATGCAATTGTATTAGGATCCAATAACTTTGgtgattataattataattattttcaccCTCCTCCCAGAACTCTATTACTTAACCATTTTGACAAATCAAATGAGGTAATTAAGGGTTTGGCAAAAAAAGCAACATATCTCTTTGTAGCAAATATTCAGAGAGGCGCAAAAAATATCATCCCTGATATATTTCAAATTGAAGGAGGAGGTTTGGACGAGTTGAGTAAGTTTGAGATATGTAATTCTGAAGAGATAGAGTGTTTGATTGACACTAGTAACCATTTGAGTACAGTGGTATCTCCCTTCTCCAAGTTGTATAAGCTCAGAATGGTTAACTTGAAAAATCTAAGAGCTTTATGGCATTTTTCTCAACCTATAAGTGGACCTTTTGAGAACTTAGAGAAGTTGTATTTTAGTGATTGTCCAAAGTTGACATCTCTTTTCACGTATGTCGTTGCTCGAAGTTTGGTACAATTGAAAGTACTAAAAATTTCAACATGTGATGAACTGAAGCATATATTAGGAGATGATGACAAAACGAAGAAAAGTCAAGGTGAATTCACCACTAGACATCCTGTACAAATCTTCCAAAATCTTCAAAAAGTAGAGATACATAGTTGTAGAGAATTAAAACATATATTCTCGACCAACATTGTAAAGGGCTTAACTCAATTGAAAATGCTCAAGATAGAAAACTGTGACATGCTAGATCAAATAATTGGGGATATTGCTCCATCAACAGACCAAGATAATAAAGAAGAACTTGATGAAATCATTGAGGAAGGTAAGCATTCACATTTGTATAGCACTTCAATTCCATCAACAGCAGTTGTAAACCATAGCTCAG GAACTCTATCAAGCCTTACAAgccttaaaatattttgttgtcCGAAGTTAGGCTCAATTTTTACAGCATCTACAGCTAAGACCTTGACTTctttggaagaattgttcattCAAAATTGCCTTAGCTTGAAGCTTATAGTAACTCATGAAAGGGTCAATCAAAATCATAAGGAAAATATTGGCGAGGATGACCATGACTTTCATAGTGATATTTCAATCTTCCAGGGTTTGAAAGTGCTACATATCAGTGGATGTGACTTATTGCAACGTATATTCCCTATCTCTTTTGTTGGAGGCATGATGAAATTGAATGATATAAGAGATGAAGAGATTGTTGATTTGAAAGATTTTTCAAGTCAAAATAAATTCAAAGACAATTCTTGtcaccaaaaacaaaagaatactCTATTTGAACTTCCTGCTTTAGAAGTACTCAAACTTGATCGTACCCTGGATAGCACCATTCTAGATAGCTATCCTATAAGATGTCCATCTTTGAGAACATTATCATTGGGTATTGGGATATATATTGGGTTTTTCATGATAAATTGTTCAACGGATGCTTCAAAAGCTAGACATGGGGATTATATTTCAATCAAG ATATCAAACTCGGATTTTGTTCCCCCACTTGAAAGTGTTGAATATATTTCAAAACAACCTCAGGGTTTGAACTTGCTTATTATGCATAATATAAGAGAGATTGAACTGAAAGGCTTTGATAAggtaaaatatctttttaagcCGTCTATAGTTTCATCATTGATGTTGGAAATCTTGAGAATTGAGAAATGTCATGGACTTGAGCACATTATAGACATTGAAGATGAATATGGCAAAGAGAATTTGAATGCTATCTTTCCAAACTTAAGAAAGCTTTCAGTGCGTGACTGTGACCAACTGAAATATATGCTTGGCCAATATCCCGTAGCTAATCAGGATTGTGATGAGATTCATATTCATTTTTCCGCATTGGAAAAAATCTCTCTTTACAATCTACCAAATTTTGTTAGCATTTGTGCTACCAACACTCTCACTGTGACATGGCCATCTTTGAAGAAGTTTTCTTGTGACAGATTTTCCTATCCTTTTTACAATCCCGTTAGTTGTTTGACTGTTCCTACCAATTCAAGAGAGCCTATTAGC GATCTAAAACGGTTTCAAAGCCATTTCTTCAGTTTGCAAGATCTATCCATAAGGAATTGTGAAGTAGAAGATATTTTTTGTCTTAATGGACATGGAATGGTTGGGCAACAAGTGAGTTTAAGGTTAGAGTATTTGCTTTTGGAAAATCTACCTCAAATGACTTATATTTGGGTGGCTTCCAAGATTTCAATTAATCTCCAACATCTTACCATATTAGAAATATTGGGATGTgcaaaattgaaagaaatattTCCTCCCTCTGTTTTAAGAAGTTTACAAAAGTTGAAAATCCTAATCATAAAAGAATGCATGGAATTGAAGCAGATTGTTGGATGTGAACAAGGAGCTCCAAACAATTCTTTTACCCTCCCAAATCTTCGAAGATTAGAAATAATTGGATGTGCAAAATTGGAAGTAATATTTCCAAAGTATGTTTTAAGATGCCTACCAGAGTTAAAAAGTGTGAAAATAAGAAAATGCAAAGAATTAAGAGAAATCATTGAAGAGGATTTGGAAGACAAAAAAATGTCTAATCTTCTTTCTCCTCAGCCATGCTTCCCAAAACTAAAAGAATTGTATGTTGGACATTGCCATAAGCTGAAAAGATTTATCTCTGGATCTGCATCTAATGACTTTCCCAATCTTTATCTTTTGATCATAAATGGAGCCTCTAAACTAGAAGAACTTGTTGGATGTGGACAAGAAAAAGGTGACAggatagaaaagaaaaaagttgaGCTTCCAAGAGTGaaacttttaatatttatgcATATGTCAAACTTTGATCAAGAGATTGAATTGCCGAGTTTAAAAATTTGTGTTGTCTACGAAAGTCCAAAACTCTCTTTGACTCCAACAACTACTTTTGGAGAGCTGAAGGAAACTTTTCCTTATAA agATTTAAAAAACACTGGACTTTTAGACTGGGACTTAAGGGAGTACATGAGCTATTTAGATGAAGATTCTACTATTAGTGGTAGCAGTGAGTTCACTTCACCACAG GAGATTGAAAACATAGGAAATGAGAGCATTAAGGAGGGGCCTTCAGCAAAGGGTGATAAGACAAAACCTTTGTCAACTGGTGTTGAAGACATTAGCATTGGAGGTGGTGTTGCAACTCACATTGACTCTGGTGGCATGGACATACTTGCACAACATTCCAAGGTTGTTGAACAAGATGATAAGATGAATGAAGGAAAGGCAGGAATCATGCCAAGCCAAGAAATCCAAGTAGAAGAAGGGTTGAACCTATTGGACAAACAAAAAGAGATACATATTAATTCTAACAACAATATTGACATTTCTTCaggttttttatttcttattttcaagTTTCAATCCTATATTTTCATATCACTTTTCAAACTTTTTATAGCTTTTGCAGATATCTGTACAAGATTGGGAACATATAAACATTTTGTTGATCTGGATGATGCACAAATTGCTCTTTTGGTGGAGGCGATAACAACATATCCTCATCTTTGGAATGCTTGTGAGAAGTTTAGTGAGCGCTTTCAAGCTTGGAGGTTGAAAATTTTGGCAGATATGTTGTTGTTCCTTCAGAAGGAAAGTGTTGATAATCTTACTCCTcaaagagaaaaagagtttCATAAACTATACGAAGAAGCTGTTGAGATTGGATTTGAGAGTTCATGGATAGATGAAATGCGTCAACATATTTTGACGAAGGATCCTAAGCTAAGAGAGGACATTGCAGAGAGACAAAAGGATGAGAATCCTAAGAG GTCTTGTAGTGTGGATATGGTACTAGATACCCAGGTTGTTAAACAAGGTGATGGGTCTAATGAAAACTGTAAAAGAAATTCTCGATGTGTGAAGACCCAGAATGTTAACAATAGCTTCGAAGAAGGTTCTGACTTGGTTGGTAAAAAAGGTGAAATAGGTGTTGTTTCTATTGATCACAATGCTGCGAGAAATGAAGAACCAGAGAAAGAATTTGTTGCAAAAGTTTCTACTTCAGAAATACCAAGAACAACAACATCATTAACAAACTCACAACCATCTGAAAGGCTAACTCCATCTTATTTGAGTATTCCTCTACGTGAAACACCCTCAAAT GCATTGGTGGACAAACAGCGGATTAGTGAATTGTGCTTGATGAACAGACAAAAGTCACTTGGAGAAATT AGTATTGAGCGAGAAGCTGTAGAGAAAACCACAAAAAAGTACACCAGTACGGCAGTTTCATCAATTCATTCCGAATCCACTAGCTCACAGTTGGACCAAATATTTACTTCTCAAACTAAATCACACCCACAT TTGTTGTGGGGAAAGAGAGTGAAGACAACATAG